From Manduca sexta isolate Smith_Timp_Sample1 unplaced genomic scaffold, JHU_Msex_v1.0 HiC_scaffold_1169, whole genome shotgun sequence, one genomic window encodes:
- the LOC119191192 gene encoding trafficking protein particle complex subunit 2-like protein isoform X2 — MNSPLYIGGVGNDTSTDNELSRQWLVHTALDALEERLATTNTGNAGTNTNTARTDLRDLYLGLLYSTDTHKIYGYVTNTRIKLVLVTSSTSPSGSNIRDAEVRTALRRLHALYADAICNPFHLPGDQITSPKFDKQVKNIMMNNV; from the exons AATTCTCCACTATACATCGGCGGTGTAGGCAACGACACGAGCACAGACAACGAGTTGTCGCGGCAATGGCTCGTCCACACGGCCCTGGACGCGTTAGAAGAGAGACTCGCCACTACCAACACAGGAAACGCTGGCACAAATACGAACACTGCCCGTACTGATCTCAGAGATCTATATCTTGGCTTGTTATACTCTACTGATACGCATAAAAT ATATGGGTACGTAACAAACACGCGAATCAAACTTGTGCTGGTGACAAGTTCGACCTCACCAAGCGGCAGTAACATCCGGGATGCTGAAGTGCGGACTGCACTGCGTAGACTACACGCCTTGTACGCCGACGCTATATGCAATCCATTTCATCTGCCTGGTGATCAAATTACTTCGCC GAAATTTGATAAGCAGGTCAAAAACATAATGATGAACAATGTTTAA
- the LOC119191192 gene encoding trafficking protein particle complex subunit 2-like protein isoform X1 has protein sequence MAVCVAVIGKDNSPLYIGGVGNDTSTDNELSRQWLVHTALDALEERLATTNTGNAGTNTNTARTDLRDLYLGLLYSTDTHKIYGYVTNTRIKLVLVTSSTSPSGSNIRDAEVRTALRRLHALYADAICNPFHLPGDQITSPKFDKQVKNIMMNNV, from the exons AATTCTCCACTATACATCGGCGGTGTAGGCAACGACACGAGCACAGACAACGAGTTGTCGCGGCAATGGCTCGTCCACACGGCCCTGGACGCGTTAGAAGAGAGACTCGCCACTACCAACACAGGAAACGCTGGCACAAATACGAACACTGCCCGTACTGATCTCAGAGATCTATATCTTGGCTTGTTATACTCTACTGATACGCATAAAAT ATATGGGTACGTAACAAACACGCGAATCAAACTTGTGCTGGTGACAAGTTCGACCTCACCAAGCGGCAGTAACATCCGGGATGCTGAAGTGCGGACTGCACTGCGTAGACTACACGCCTTGTACGCCGACGCTATATGCAATCCATTTCATCTGCCTGGTGATCAAATTACTTCGCC GAAATTTGATAAGCAGGTCAAAAACATAATGATGAACAATGTTTAA